A single Elusimicrobiaceae bacterium DNA region contains:
- a CDS encoding TIGR04255 family protein — translation MSTFQSLKHSPIKETSIGVSLKRLFSKRENLDLLQESLNKDFPFCVHAGKTSVSFDDKKRTEPNFSHSVNGIHVIAKDRKQLLILEQESLRLRSKIPYQNFETTFQNFLSCFKRVSQNASDMILGEDAILEYENRFTFPIQETNSLYRILPCIQLPPQDFSLNQFTGIYKTEKTNGVKASVVSELLANGSNVDVRLIISTQKNQTGLSADNFDETFLELNQTACEIFFNNLTEKYIKMDENAQ, via the coding sequence ATGAGCACCTTTCAAAGTTTAAAACATAGTCCGATAAAAGAAACTTCTATTGGGGTTTCTTTGAAAAGACTTTTTTCAAAAAGAGAAAATTTGGATCTTTTGCAAGAGTCATTAAACAAAGATTTTCCTTTTTGTGTGCATGCCGGAAAAACTTCAGTATCATTTGACGATAAAAAAAGAACTGAGCCGAATTTCTCACATTCCGTAAATGGAATACATGTTATTGCTAAAGATCGGAAACAATTATTAATTTTGGAGCAAGAGAGTTTGCGTTTGCGCTCTAAAATTCCTTATCAAAATTTTGAAACTACTTTTCAGAACTTTTTATCTTGTTTTAAACGTGTGTCACAAAACGCTTCTGACATGATTTTGGGTGAGGATGCTATTTTAGAATATGAAAACAGATTCACTTTTCCGATTCAAGAAACGAACTCTTTATATCGCATATTGCCCTGCATTCAACTTCCTCCACAAGATTTTTCTCTTAATCAATTCACAGGAATTTACAAAACTGAAAAAACAAATGGTGTAAAAGCCTCTGTTGTTTCAGAATTGTTGGCCAATGGTTCCAATGTTGATGTACGTTTAATCATTTCTACTCAAAAAAACCAGACTGGTCTTTCGGCAGACAATTTTGACGAAACATTTTTGGAATTAAATCAAACAGCGTGCGAAATATTTTTCAATAACTTAACAGAAAAATATATAAAAATGGATGAAAATGCCCAATAA